From the Paraflavitalea soli genome, the window TAGAGCCCGCTACGGCAAAAGAGCCTACATCGAGTCCCAATATCTGCAGGAATTTCTCGCCGGTCAACAGGAACAGGATCATCAGGCCGCCGGATACCAGGGTCGCTTTTATTTCATCGATGCCACCCATTTTCTTCTTCAGGGTGATCAGCAGGGGGATAGACCCCAAAATATCGATGATGGCGAATAAAGTGAAGGTGACAGTTATCAGGTCGTCCAATCGCAATTCCATGGCATTAGATTTAGCTGACAATGAGGATACAAGATACTACTATTTATAACTAGGCTTGTGCTGTTCCTTACCCGTACTGATATTGGACAGCAGCTCGTATTGAAAACCCGCTCCCTGCCGGTCGATCTTTACCACACAGCCATAATGCAGGGAAAAAGCAGCAAAGGAATCTTTTAAGGGAGTATGGGTAATATGGGCCAGGATGCTCCTGATCACACCGCCATGGGTAACAATAGCAGCCTCGGTATCCGTAGCAGCTACCGCATTAAAACAACGGGTTACCCGCTCATATACATGTACATAGCTTTCACCACCGGGAATACACACATTTACAAAGTCATTCATCCAGGGATCGATCACCGCCCGGGGAATATCATCCCACCTTTGTAATTCCCATTCACCACAATTGATCTCCTTCAGGTCATGGTCAAACCGGATAGCCGAAGCCGGGAATAGATGATCTGCCAGTTTCCTGCACCGTTGCAGCGGACTGCTGTAAATAGCCTGCAGGTCTGGCGGCAGGTATTGCCGTATAATGCCTGCTTCTTCCTCAAAACCTTCCGTTACGTCAATATCAGCCTGCCCATAGCAGGTGCCTTTTTCAATGAGCGGTGTAGTATGACGGATCACATAAATACTCATAGGACAATATTAAGTAAATGCTTTGTCAGGCTGAGTTTATCGAAGCCGCCTTCGACGGGCTCAGGCTGACATATTGTTAGATAACATAGCGCCATACGATCAATACCCCCAGGTAAAATGTTAACTCACTCACCTGCTGCATGGCGCCCAGGCA encodes:
- the cobC gene encoding alpha-ribazole phosphatase produces the protein MSIYVIRHTTPLIEKGTCYGQADIDVTEGFEEEAGIIRQYLPPDLQAIYSSPLQRCRKLADHLFPASAIRFDHDLKEINCGEWELQRWDDIPRAVIDPWMNDFVNVCIPGGESYVHVYERVTRCFNAVAATDTEAAIVTHGGVIRSILAHITHTPLKDSFAAFSLHYGCVVKIDRQGAGFQYELLSNISTGKEQHKPSYK